The genomic region GattcatttatattacattatatatcgatttatatatatatatattcttcaaTATAACATAACCTAACTGAACACACTACCGAAGACATAAACGTACATTTTCGAGCACGCCGCGTATCATAGAAcgcaacaaaataataaaataaacagcAAAGTAATTATAACTCAACCCCAAAATAATTACTGCACGAAAAGCCTTCGCTTCCAATTCCACGAAAACCTATTTGATATTACAAAAGTTACATCCGCCTCTGCGAAGCGATCGGCAACAGAGTCGCAAACCTTAAAATTTGCACCTTGTGCGCGCAAAAGTTTCCGTCCAAGCAGCGAAATCTTGCATtattatctcaacaataataataactctAACACCTAACAATTCCGCTAAAACTTAGCAACAAACAATTACGCTAATCAAACGTTCGTCATTCCAGTTTCCAACGTCGGATCGTACGTTTCCGATGCGTTTACATTGCAGAATAAATATCAAAGCCGTGTCCAATAAATATCAAATAAATAGCGAAATCTTGCATtattatctcaacaataataataactctAACCAATAACGCCTAACAATTTCACTAAAACTTACGCGAATCAGACGTTCGTCATTCCAGTTTCCAATGTCGGATCGTACGTTTTCGATGCGTTTACATCGCAGAATAAGTATCAAAGCCGTGTCCAATAAATATCAAATAAATAGCGAAATCTTGCATtattatctcaacaataataataactctAACCAATAACGCCTAACAATTCCACTAAAACTTACGCGAATCAGACGTTCGTCATTCCAGTTTCCGACGTCGGATCGTACGTTTCCGATGCGTTTACATCGCAGAATAAATATCAAAGCCGTGTCCAATAAATATCAAATAAATAGCGAAATCTTACATtattatctcaacaataataataactctAACCAATAACGCCTAACAATTCCACTAAAACTTACGCGAATCAGACGTTCGTCATTCCAGTTTCCGACGTCGGATCGTACGTTTCCGATGCGTTTACATTGCAGAATAAATATCAAAGCCGTGTCCAATAAATATCAAATAAATAGCGAAATCTTGCATtattatctcaacaataataataactcaAACCAATAACACCTAACAATTTCACTAAAACTTACGCGAATCAGACGTTCGACATTCCAGTTTCCGACGTCCGATCGTACGTTTCCGATGCGTTTACATCGCGCGAACAGCCGCGTCCAATAAATACCAAATAAATGATCACGACGTTCCGAGAGCCTCCAGGTGGGCGGCCGTGCTAGATCCGCCGATCTGTCTCGACCTTAAAAAAAATCGAGCGACGCCGCGAGAAGGTTTTCGGTGGCCCTCGAAGGTGGAGGATCGGTTGTCGGTCGGCCGTAGCCTCGCAGGAGGATGCTCCGTGAGTCATAGCGATCGCCGAGCGGATTCGCAGATCATATATTTATCGCGGCTTTCGGGACGCTTTCGACTGGATGTTCCTTCTTCAGGGACAAATCAATGGGGCTGgccagcggcggcggcggtcccCGTTTGATGTCGCGGgaagagaagagaggagagcTCTGCTCTCTCGGCCCGCTGGATTCAGCTATCtctcggcgtcgtcgtcgtcgtcgtcgtcggtcgTCGTCGTTGCCGACGCCGGCGGCATCCCACCGCGATAACGCCATTATGCGAACTCGCGATTTGCATATTTCAGAAAGCGCTGCTGCACAGGAAAGCATAAACAACTCCGTGGCTCTCTCGCAACgagagcgccgcgccgcgccgcgtggcTTCCTCGTCAGAGGAGTTACACGCATGGAAGATTTACGGAGAGTCTGCGTTTcccttttcttctttctttctccccTTTCTTCCCTTCGCCTGCGCCTGTGCTTTTTTTCCCTCTCGTTTctcttcgctctctctctctctctctccctttccttTTTCGGGCAAAGGGTTGAACGCCGAGACGGCGGTGAAACGGAGTCAGGCAGGCAGCTCACGCACTTTGTATTCAGGCATAAATGCATGATGACTAGGACTGGCTGAATTCCGGGAGGACCATCCGCGATCACGCACCGGAAAACCGGTTCCGAGgaacttttcatttttaatcaGGCTTCTCGCCGCtccgcgcgccgcgcgccgcgccgcgagccgCCGGCACGAGGTTGCGTCCGCGATAACCCTGGCATAATTTCGTAGAGGAGCCGAGCGATGATTCCCGTCGATCGGGGGCCTCCCGTTGTTGGCCCTGCCGATAGATCCGCTCGAACCGGTATGAAAATCATCCGGCAGAACGGACGGTCGGTGCCGCGCGCTCGAGGCGCGTTCCCGTCGCTTCGCTCGCCTCGAATCGATCATTAATATATCCACGTGGACGTTGCGTTTTCTGCGCCGGTGACGCCGATTAAAGTCACATTTTATTACGGCGACGCGAACCGTCGGAAATTATATCAATCGGCGGCGACACGCGAGCCTTAAAACGACGTCGCCGTTTCGCTGCCGTGCGCGTTTCactccgcgcggcgcggcgcagcgccgcgccgcgccgcgccgtccagCATCATCGGTGTCTTGCATGTCACGTTCATTTACATTCGCGAAACGGACAGGCggatgaataaataattcgcgGGCGCATCAATTATACATGCGATACGAGCCCGCTgccgttgctgctgctgctgttggaAACACGCTTTTTCCACGATCGACGCCGCTCGGTGACTCGATGATTTTCGCCGCTCTATATCCCCTTTAAGAATTATCGGCGCACTTGCACGGGGTAGCAGCGGCTTTTTTCAGGTTTGGCGGTTCACGTGGCCGCGTTGCCGCAATGTACGAGGCTTCCGTGCCACATAATTCCGCCAGCCTTGCAACTAAGTTGATTAGAGGTCTATTGTTGCACGGACACACGCGTACGCGGGAACAGAGACGCAACCCTCCGAGCCGCGACCCCGTTTTCCAGCTAACACGGCTCGTACGCTGCTTTTACCGATGCTCGACGAAGTGATTTTCGATAGAATGTAATTCGGCTTGTTCGACTTGATTCGATGTAATTTTGTTTAAACGCGCGGTGGACACCCGTTTTTTAGGAGGACGAAACTGTGGTTGCTTCGGACGACAGGGAATCGGTGCATCGTGTAATCGGTTCGGGTAGACGCGTTTTCGGTTTTAAGATGTTGAAATACTGATAATTTAGTATGAAGAATATTTAAGTGAGATTTCAATGTTTAATTTAATAGTGAATTTTGCTTGTCTCGTCGACCTAACTCGGATATCGATCTACGCGTTGCGATAAAAGCATTTTCGAGTAATCGGTTCGTGTAGACGCGTTTTCTATTTTGAGACGTTGAAACACTAATAATTTAGTATTAAGAATATTTAACTTAAATTTAAacgtttaatttaataataaattttgctTGCCTCGTCGACCCCTAATTCGCGttgaaataaaatcattttcgaGCCCTACAAGgagatgcagtaaattctcttgatttgtccctcagcttctaaacaaaaatggataatttggaaagcgAAGACATAATTCTTCTAATTCGcgaagttcgaataatcgtatctcctcttcctaaattgtccattttcgtttacaagctaaaAAATAATTAAGAAGAATGTACACTACAACGAAATTAAAGAAAGCGAGCATACGATTAAAAAAGCATCGATCGATCATTACCCTCAACTTAACAATAAACAAGTTACTACTATCAATAATTATTTCTACCCAAATTTCTCAAATAATTATCACTTTCAGTCCTTGCTTCCATTTCGAATAGCACAGATTTTTATAGTTCtatcgacaatcggcgactaaaCGAACGAGCCTCTCgcaaaattgtccgtttttgtttacaagctgccgGACAATTTTAgaggatttactgtactcgTTCGGTTACTATGAAAAAGTATATTCGGCGACGAGAAGAGGGGCGGAGGGTGGAAATAGGGGAGACGGGAAGAGGAAGGGAGGTAAAAGATCAGGAAGCAAGGAACGCCGGCGGGGCTGAAACGCGTATCCacggtttattattattttattcggatgTTCTTCGCCGCGTTATAACCCATAACCCACCCTCTTCCCTACACCTTTTCCTGCAACACCGTCTacgccggctctctctctctctctctctctctctctgtttctctctctctctctctctctctctctctctctctctctctctctctctctctctctctctagcgtcGCGACGGGCGGAGGAGCCGCGGCAGTCAAGTCGTAATGCCCACCCCCCATTTTCTCGAAGTCCTCCGCCATGGGGTCGGGGGTGCGGGAGATGGCGACAGGGACGTTAAAATTTAAGGTTTCCGTCGACACGTCGCGACCCATAAATTTTCTCGCTCGAAACCACGGTGCTCTCCTTCGGCCATGCTTGACAAACCACCATCGCCACCCCTGACACCCTCCGGAAAAGATCGTTCTCGTTGTTTATGAACGCGTCGCACACGATGATCCGATGCAAACGTCTCAATGATCTTTCAGAAGTTGTATAAGCAACTTGTACGAAGGAAAACCGAATGTTTAATCAAATAAAACGAACCAATTTGCAACAGGCTTTGTTTGACAACATTTATTCCGTATTAAACGCGGTATAATTAGATTTCCAGCTTGCTAATCTTAATTGTTTTGAATTACAATCACCCTGTATTAAAGTACGTTCGCCTAGATTCAATTTAAACCCCTATTCATGCCAAAATTCCTACGAGAATGCATCCTCAAGTCGATTCGATCTTTTTCCCTACGGGTTAGCGATCAGGATTTAACGATTTTTCAACCTAATTTCGAATCTCCTCCCACTATTATTACTGGAAAACCTAGAAGACATCTTTAGCAATGTACCTGTAATCAATTTTTGTATATTCGAGTCGTAAATCAATAGTTATAAACGAGTTTCCGTTTTATGTTCGAACATCGAATTTTGCAGCAATTGATTCGTGCCGCTTTTCCTATAAGAGGCAACGTAAAATCCGGCACGAATTTTCTGCTGCATTCAAACGGTCGAACAGCGCCAATACAATGCAGTGGCAAAACGCCCAAACTACTCGCCAAAATTATCTACAGATAACTTTGAGTATACCACAGATGGCGCCAATATGCAAAACCCACACACAGTTTAATATAGCGCCACTACTAGTGGCAAGACGCTGAAACCCTTCACCAAGTTATCGACATATAAAACATGTTGTCATGACTCACACCATAAGATGCAATTCTGCTTCAGCATGGTAAGCATTTTTGTCCACATCATTTTAACGGCCATTCAGGTACGCGCAGTTGCTTTAGAAGGAGAACAGGAGATAATCGAGAGAGATAGAACGAAACCAGCAGGCTCTATGTGTGGGTGCACACACAGACGAGGCCGCCTGGCGCTCCATCTGAAACAGGTGGCGCGATATTCAACTTGTATGTTTCACCCAGTAGTACAATActcgaataaatagaaatatatataataagatatataaatacatatataaatatatacataatatagatatataaatatatacatataataagatatatataatatatatcttatGGGAAAATCGGCTTCCAGGGCTTCCAATTATAAAAGATTACGTCAAGGTTATTATcgtctttattattattcaacaTTATCGTTATACGAAATACGaaatatacataaaatatacaatatagaatattaCGTGAGAACAAGACATAATCAACGGTAATCgcaaataataatctaaacgtTTGTCTCGAGCACACGCTTCATTCTCCGTGTTATTTGATCTTTTCGAGCCTGAACTCAATTCCATAAATCCATATGGACTTGTCAATCTTCTGACAGTATTCGCCCCATTCGCCCTCCGTCAAATCCACGTCCGTGAATTCCGTGCCGTCGTCGACGGATTTGACGGTCCATCCGTCTCGTGGCCAGAAATCACAGGGTTCAAGGCCCCTGCAATCGAACACCACTATGCTCTGGAAGCTGTCCTGATCGCGCGCGACAAACGGTTTCACTAAATCGCCTAATATTGTTATAGAGTTTCCGCGCGAGCACAGCTTGCATTTGCTCACGTAATGACTGACACCATGCCCTTTCGGGGCTGCGACGGTCTCGCTCAAGGACAGATAGTTCCATTTGTCGGATTCCTCGCGGCAATTGGAACAAACTAACTTCAAATACCAACGAAACCCAGGACCAGACGGTCTCAGTTCCTCCACGTTCTCCGTTGTAGCTTTTATTTTCAACGCTATCTTCACCATTTCGTTGccggttttttttttattttatttccgagTTTGTCTCCTCGATCTCGTTGCGTTGCGCTGTTTTGTGGTTACGTTCGTTTGTTGATCTTCGACTAAGCATTCAAGGATGATCCTCTTGGAAATTACTGGAGACGAACCGTGAAATCGCACAACTTTCACTGGTACGTATGAAACAATGTTAATCCATGTGCCTGTCTATAATTCTGAAAACGTAATCAAGACGTAAACAACAAAATAGCAAGAGTGCATGTACACCAATGTACACGGTATGCATTGAAATCCATATACGTGACATGGACGAAATATAAGCACAAACAAGGTATAAAAGTAGACTTGACATCCGAGGAATTATTTTGTTACCTAAAAATGGAGTTTTAAAATCTAAGTTTTCCTAGCGAGAATCGAGTATTCTgcatatagtaaattcttcctaattttccttcagcttgtaaacaaaaatggacaatttgggaagggcaGATACGATTGCTACGTTAccgattatatattttatttacttataatatattattatataatatattaatatttatattaatattaatatattatatatttttatgttaCCGTCAAGAATTATAACAACGAATCGCAAAGCTATCGCGAATGAAAAAGAAACATGAATTATGGCAAAATTAAAGCGTAAATAATTAAATCAAGAATACGGAGTTCTTCAGGAGAATCTACTGCGCCCAATATAATACGCAGAAACGAGTGACGATTGCTCTTTGAAGTTTGGTCAACTATTATGTTAATTAATTACATTTCGCAGTATTGTCGTTTGGTTTACCTACACAATGTCGATGCAGCAGATTCTCTTGAACATTTCTGTGTCTTTCATTTAGTTTTTCACGCTTTCATTTCGTTATAATTCTTGTTTTTTTGACGAACCAACAACAGACCAATTTGACGCACAGTTTGACGAACAGTTTCAGCGTTTACCACTGCAACAAATGGCGCTGTACGCGCATCGAACGAAGCTTCATCTTCTCTCCAACAGAGGCACCACATTCATTCAGAATGCAGGGTTTCCAAGACGGATTAATTATGGAAAAATTGAAGCATAAATAACCAAACCAAGGGTACGGAATTGTTGAATAGTATCTACTGCATCGATATCGTGTCAGAAAACCAAACAAGAACAATGTAGAATGTACGCGGCAAAAAGTGTATAAAACTATTGCTATATACCATCTTGAATTATATAATTGTTACAAGTAATAGCACaaataattacattttatatcgTATTTTTGTAGTACATATTTTCGTAGTAGAAATGAAGTATGTAGAACTTTCGCTTCTTGCTAACATACTTGACACTGAAACCcgcagggggggggggggagtgctGCAATGTCTATAGTGTTCGGATCCTAACAGATCCTAAGTCTGCGGCGCAACTGTGTTAAGCTCGGCAAGAATCATATTTTCTGTATACTTTCAATAATAAAGTAGGATTTTTGGCACGGTATGGATGCAGAAAGTATCCCTGAATATTTCCACAGAATTACGTTAAATAAGTTCTGCATCGGTGTGCTATGATCTGTTATAAATTCAAGGAACGTCAAAATGATTTCTAAAACTGTGTGCATCACTCAAGAAGGACCGGCAAATGCATTAGCACTGAACAAGGACAATAGTCAAGTTGTTATAGCAGGACGAAATGGTAAGCATTTCAACGTATTCTAAGAAATACAATTATTCTTGtcactttttatttttatatactatCAGCTAACTAATCGACATTGTACAATAAATCATCGTTCCTCTGTTGcagtatttaaaatatttacattattGGAAGACAGATTTGAGGAAGCCTGCAACTTACGTGTTGGAAAAAATTTGAACTTAAATTTCTCTTGCAACGATGTAGCATGGAATTTGATCGATGGTAAGTGAACGATGGCCAGTCCATTAAACTATGAAAATTCGAGTAACTAAAAGAGACGCGTGATACTTACATTATCCAGACCATATATTGGCAACTGCAGCCACAAATGGCGCAGTGGTGGTTTGGAACTTAAACAAATCCTCGCGATCCAAGCAGGAACATGTTTTTATCGATCATAAGAGAACTGTAAATAAAGTTAGTTTCCACATGACCGACCCTATGTGGCTGATATCTGGTTCCCAAGATGGCACCATGAAATGCTTCGACTTGAGAATAAAAGAGGCAGCTAGAACCTTTTATAGGTAATCCGATCCTTCCGAATGATATTATTTGGAAAGTAGCATAGTGAAAACCATTGGAAAATCTCCACAATTTTAGTAACACCGAATCCGTGCGCGATGTACAGTTCTGCCCACATTCTCCGCATACTTTCGCTGCGGTTTCCGAGAATGGCCACGTGCAGCAATGGGATTTGCGCAAACCGGACCGTTATTTCCAACATTTCACCGCCCACAGCGGTCCTATATTCGCGTGCGATTGGCACCCTGAAACCACGTGGCTTGCGACCGCTTCTAGAGATAAAACAATCAAAGTAATTCCCAATTTTTTATACCATTGCAATATCGAACACGGTAGTCCCGTAGTAACGCTCTTCATGTTGAAACTTTTTGCTGTTAGGTGTGGGATTTATCGGGTAAGCCAAGCTGCGATTACGTGATACACACTATAGCATCGGTGGGTCGCATAAAATGGAGACCCCAAAGAAAGTATCACATATCCAGTTGCGCTCTCGTCGTCGACTGTAGCATAAACGTTTGGGACATACGCAGGCCGTACATTCCTTTCGCAAGCTTTAACGAGCACAAAGATGTCCCGACTGGTGTGGCTTGGCGAGGCAATCCGCAATCGTTCCTGTCGACCAGCCGAGTAACTCGTAAATTAGTAATAGTGTTAGGTCGTCCCATAAATCGTCGATAGCAATTTCAAGTGCAAAATCATATATCATTTGCATCCGCTCTTTGGCGGTGTCGCTCTTGTTATGGGAGGACCTAATAGTTGAAAGGTAATCGCTTTCCACGCATAATTAACAAACTGTTACTGACGCAGGACTGCACCCTGTACCACCATGTATTCAAAGACGCGACTAGGCCGGCGAACAAAGCGAATCCACAAGGTATTGCTTTGAATCCGAAAGGAGATATTGCGTATGCTTGTAAAGTAAATGTTCATGTTACAACCACAATGAAACAGTTGACTAATATCATGAGGTTAATAGATCCGCCGTATACTAAACGCCCGAGTTCGCCAAAGGGGCTTTGAAATGTTCGTTAACGTCCTCTTGTAGGAAGACAGCCGCAACGAACGACACGTTCTGCATGGCTTCCAGCGTGATGCACAGATTCGCCCTGAGCGTGCCACGGGAGCCAAAATGGTTCAAGGTTTGCGCGGAGGGATACCTGTTGTCTGGTCGACTGAACGACATTTGCGACCATAACGCCGCTGTCGCTAGAAACGCCGGACGGAACGACGTAAGTAGTTcgctacagcaatgtctcccttactgacgctcagattatcggtaatgtctctctaattgacgcccagattgaccacaaaaatggacaatttaggaagaggagatacgattattcgagccttgcggctcgtttttataattgtggacaatttataatgataaaaatattaaggaaggctcgaataatcgtatctcctcttcccaaattgtccatttttgtggacaaactaagcgtcagttagggagacattattgtgcagtaatgtctctctaattgacgcccagattgaccacaaaaatgggcaatttgggaagagaagacacgattattcgagccttgcggtttatcgttatataggatgtcccaaaaatgtctcgcaatccgaaagtggcgggttcctcgggtcattcgaagcaactttttcctttacaaaaatgttctccgaggcaccattaacgagttattaacgaaaaacagtgaccaatgagtggcgagctcagctggcgcgtggcgaccgagccaatgagcggaactgggctttgtgcgctggttggctgggccgcctcgcgtcagccgtactcgcctctccattggtcactgtttttcgttaatatctcgttaacggtgcctcgcagaaaattgttgtaaaggaagaagctgtttcaaatgatccgaggaacctatttccggattgcgaggcatttttgggacactctgaagttataaattgtccacaattataaaaacgagtcgcaaggctcgaataatcgtatcgcctcttcccaaattgtccattcttgtggacaaactgagcgtcaatcagagagacatGACTGTATCGTGGGCACTGCTAACTTTCAACAGATCAGTACGGTATGGAGTATTATAAAGACCTTGTACGCGAACCCAATGGGATCGATACTGAAGACGCCGCCGACCGCATCCAAGGAAGATATCGTGAACACCTTGAATTTGGC from Megalopta genalis isolate 19385.01 chromosome 3, iyMegGena1_principal, whole genome shotgun sequence harbors:
- the LOC117221989 gene encoding CXXC motif containing zinc binding protein translates to MVKIALKIKATTENVEELRPSGPGFRWYLKLVCSNCREESDKWNYLSLSETVAAPKGHGVSHYVSKCKLCSRGNSITILGDLVKPFVARDQDSFQSIVVFDCRGLEPCDFWPRDGWTVKSVDDGTEFTDVDLTEGEWGEYCQKIDKSIWIYGIEFRLEKIK
- the Wdr24 gene encoding WD repeat domain 24; its protein translation is MISKTVCITQEGPANALALNKDNSQVVIAGRNVFKIFTLLEDRFEEACNLRVGKNLNLNFSCNDVAWNLIDDHILATAATNGAVVVWNLNKSSRSKQEHVFIDHKRTVNKVSFHMTDPMWLISGSQDGTMKCFDLRIKEAARTFYSNTESVRDVQFCPHSPHTFAAVSENGHVQQWDLRKPDRYFQHFTAHSGPIFACDWHPETTWLATASRDKTIKVWDLSGKPSCDYVIHTIASVGRIKWRPQRKYHISSCALVVDCSINVWDIRRPYIPFASFNEHKDVPTGVAWRGNPQSFLSTSRDCTLYHHVFKDATRPANKANPQGIALNPKGDIAYACKVNVHVTTTMKQLTNIMRKTAATNDTFCMASSVMHRFALSVPREPKWFKVCAEGYLLSGRLNDICDHNAAVARNAGRNDISTVWSIIKTLYANPMGSILKTPPTASKEDIVNTLNLAQITIGPSIDQLNAGHENDAKSLQGEVTGAASGGDDETETDETPENQHSIGSFLPSYKKAFIDNKGSDTKGDFLFGESEFEPVTIHSSSYIHNIMNNENDWTLSKEAFPLRHEIKDRSPPPEQFPNHPPDINEDCASLTIEDQPSQLIVSNIPKPQFWDPTNLIEEALKHHAALRDIQTSASILIALGEKRKNLNIETAVQEHWILDYLDMLARFKLWNVATQIIQSVWIPSVSQLNQQSTVIHACCLACSKPLQRAAWLCDRCHSSHHALCSVCHQVVRGMYAWCQGCTHGGHVLHMSEWFRCNRQCPTGCGHMCEYT